Proteins encoded in a region of the Procambarus clarkii isolate CNS0578487 chromosome 28, FALCON_Pclarkii_2.0, whole genome shotgun sequence genome:
- the LOC138369416 gene encoding uncharacterized protein, whose amino-acid sequence MEVPMEEDKMGISSTYQRWTGSNFFSTIVIYSALKSDYSALKSDYSALKSDYSALKSDYSALKSDYSALKSDYSALKSDYSALKSDYSALKSDYFALKSDYSALKSDHSALKSDYSVLKSDHSALKSDHSALKSDHSALKSDHSALKSDYSALKSDYSALKSDYSALKSDYSALKSDIKNIHKL is encoded by the exons ATGGAAGTACCAATGGAGGAAGACAAAATGGGAATCTCGAGCACTTACCAGAG GTGGACTGGCTCTAATTTTTTCAGCACCATTGTGATTTATTCTGCTCTAAAAAGTGATTATTCTGCTCTAAAAAGTGATTATTCTGCTCTAAAAAGTGATTATTCTGCTCTAAAAAGTGATTATTCTGCTCTAAAAAGTGATTATTCTGCTCTAAAAAGTGATTATTCTGCTCTAAAAAGTGATTATTCTGCTCTAAAAAGTGATTATTCTGCTCTAAAAAGTGATTATTTTGCTCTAAAAAGTGATTATTCTGCTCTAAAAAGTGATCATTCTGCTCTAAAAAGTGATTATTCTGTTCTAAAAAGTGATCATTCTGCTCTAAAAAGTGATCATTCTGCTCTAAAAAGTGATCATTCTGCTCTAAAAAGTGATCATTCTGCTCTAAAAAGTGATTATTCTGCTCTAAAAAGTGATTATTCTGCTCTAAAAAGTGATTATTCTGCTCTAAAAAGTGATTATTCTGCTCTAAAAAGTGATATAAAGAACATTCACAAACTGTAA